One region of Flavobacterium pisciphilum genomic DNA includes:
- a CDS encoding four helix bundle protein: protein MSKGSCAEVRSMLIQARELNFCDQKEIQESYQISIEISQNLSNFIKYLSTKIKN, encoded by the coding sequence ATTTCGAAAGGAAGTTGCGCAGAAGTTAGAAGTATGTTAATACAAGCACGTGAACTTAACTTCTGTGACCAAAAAGAAATTCAAGAAAGTTATCAGATAAGTATTGAGATTTCTCAAAACCTGTCCAATTTCATAAAATACTTAAGTACTAAAATTAAAAATTAA
- a CDS encoding carbon-nitrogen hydrolase family protein has product MILAAAQTKPKRGDINSNLLDHYRLIELAATNGANLIVFPELSITGYERENAQKLIFIENDIRLDTLKKLAVENKIVIVAGAPIKIKDQLFIGEFIISPDNSVSIYTKQFLHEGEDVYYQSSFDYNPTIEIENKKISFAICADIDNPLHPKNASKNGTAIYIASIFFSPNGIPVAYKALQNYASIHNMNVLMSNFSGESWGQPSGGKSAFWNNQGELIAQMNDSDSGLLLIKNQNDSWTSQLIID; this is encoded by the coding sequence ATGATTTTAGCTGCAGCACAGACAAAACCAAAACGAGGAGATATAAATTCAAATTTATTGGATCATTATCGTCTTATAGAATTGGCTGCAACAAACGGAGCGAATTTAATTGTATTTCCAGAGCTATCAATTACGGGTTACGAAAGAGAAAATGCACAAAAACTCATTTTCATAGAAAATGATATTCGTTTAGATACTTTAAAGAAATTAGCTGTAGAAAACAAAATTGTCATCGTTGCTGGCGCACCAATAAAAATCAAAGACCAATTATTCATTGGTGAATTTATTATATCACCAGATAATTCTGTTTCAATTTACACCAAACAATTTCTTCATGAAGGCGAAGATGTTTACTATCAATCATCCTTTGATTACAATCCGACTATTGAAATAGAAAACAAAAAAATATCCTTTGCTATTTGTGCAGACATAGATAATCCCTTGCATCCTAAAAATGCAAGCAAAAACGGAACTGCAATTTATATCGCAAGTATTTTCTTTTCACCAAACGGAATACCTGTAGCTTATAAAGCATTACAAAACTATGCTAGTATTCATAATATGAATGTGCTAATGTCTAATTTTAGTGGAGAATCATGGGGACAACCTTCTGGTGGTAAAAGTGCATTTTGGAACAACCAAGGAGAATTAATAGCACAAATGAATGACTCCGATTCTGGATTGTTACTGATTAAAAATCAAAATGATTCTTGGACAAGTCAGCTTATAATTGATTAA
- a CDS encoding 2'-5' RNA ligase family protein has protein sequence MDLATHYTNLFTESCEKISNDNYVIDTQIDNLSDNRFGITLLIRPTEEIKNSIQLFLNELKEVDASQYYYPNSDIHITVMSIISCYDGFNINHITLQDYIAVINTCIAGLNKSIINLQGITASPSAVMIQGFPSDTSINELRDTLRTAFKQTTLEQSIDKRYSLFTTHLTVTRFRKPINNKDLFLKTLHKYRDYNFGKFEIKNIELVHNDWYQRADFVKHLFDFNLK, from the coding sequence ATGGACTTAGCTACTCATTATACTAATTTGTTCACAGAATCATGTGAGAAGATATCAAATGACAATTATGTTATCGATACACAGATAGATAATTTGAGCGACAACCGTTTTGGAATTACATTATTAATTCGGCCTACAGAAGAGATTAAAAATAGCATTCAACTTTTTTTAAATGAATTAAAAGAAGTTGATGCTTCTCAATATTATTATCCCAATTCGGATATACACATTACAGTAATGTCTATTATATCTTGTTATGATGGGTTTAATATAAACCACATTACACTACAAGATTATATTGCTGTAATAAATACATGCATTGCTGGCCTAAATAAATCTATTATTAATCTACAAGGAATTACTGCTTCTCCTTCGGCAGTTATGATTCAAGGATTTCCCAGCGATACAAGTATAAATGAACTACGTGATACGCTCCGTACTGCATTTAAACAAACCACACTCGAACAAAGTATCGACAAACGTTATTCTTTATTCACGACACATTTAACAGTTACACGGTTCAGAAAACCAATAAATAACAAGGATTTATTTTTAAAAACACTCCATAAATACCGTGATTATAACTTTGGGAAATTTGAAATAAAAAATATAGAATTAGTTCATAATGATTGGTACCAAAGAGCCGATTTTGTAAAACATTTATTTGACTTTAATCTCAAATAA
- a CDS encoding plasmid pRiA4b ORF-3 family protein — MVYKFRVILDAEEDIFRDIAILEEDTLEDLHNAIFNSFGFDGMEVASFYTCDETWNQEEEIPLFDTGDVLGEQKTMSDYTLSDLLDKENTKIIYVYDFIHMWTFLVELAAIEDQAIGNTYPETLFSHGEMPDDSGEKNFEADMHDDIYGEFEDDLDEDDLDMFEGDDSFEDYGFEENWN; from the coding sequence ATGGTTTATAAATTTAGAGTAATTCTAGATGCAGAAGAAGATATTTTTAGAGATATAGCAATTCTTGAAGAAGATACTTTAGAAGATTTACACAACGCCATCTTCAATTCTTTTGGTTTTGATGGAATGGAAGTAGCTTCGTTTTATACCTGCGATGAAACTTGGAATCAAGAAGAAGAAATTCCTCTTTTTGATACTGGAGATGTTCTTGGTGAACAAAAAACAATGAGCGATTATACTTTATCAGATCTATTAGATAAAGAGAATACTAAAATTATATACGTCTACGATTTTATTCATATGTGGACATTTTTGGTTGAATTAGCTGCAATAGAAGATCAAGCTATTGGAAACACTTACCCAGAAACACTTTTCTCACATGGAGAAATGCCTGATGATTCAGGAGAGAAAAATTTTGAAGCAGATATGCATGACGATATCTATGGCGAATTTGAAGATGATCTAGACGAAGATGATTTAGATATGTTCGAAGGAGACGATAGTTTCGAAGATTATGGATTTGAAGAGAATTGGAATTAG
- the trpC gene encoding indole-3-glycerol phosphate synthase TrpC, with protein sequence MNILDKIIVDKKREVVLKKSIIPVSQLEASVFFERKTISLRQRLSESSTGIIAEHKRRSPSKSIINQNFTVEEVVKGYENAGACGISVLTDGKYFGGSLDDLLLARASVNIPLLRKEFIVDEYQILEAKAHGADLILLIAAVLTREEIKSLSSFAKQLGLEVLLEVHNQEELEKSIMPTLDMIGVNNRNLKTFEVSLDFSKQLAAQIPDEFVKVSESGISSIEAITELKPYGYKGFLIGENFMKTDNAGQAATDFIKQL encoded by the coding sequence ATGAATATACTCGATAAAATAATAGTAGATAAAAAAAGAGAAGTAGTTCTTAAGAAATCAATAATTCCAGTTTCTCAGCTAGAAGCGTCGGTATTCTTTGAGAGAAAAACAATCTCATTACGTCAGAGATTAAGTGAAAGCAGTACTGGAATCATAGCAGAACATAAACGTCGCTCCCCTTCTAAATCGATAATAAATCAAAATTTCACAGTTGAAGAAGTAGTAAAAGGATATGAAAATGCAGGTGCTTGTGGAATTTCTGTATTAACTGATGGAAAATATTTTGGTGGTTCACTTGACGATTTACTTTTAGCCAGAGCTTCGGTAAATATTCCGCTATTGCGAAAAGAATTCATAGTTGATGAATATCAGATATTAGAAGCCAAAGCACATGGAGCTGATTTAATTTTGCTTATTGCTGCTGTTTTAACAAGAGAAGAAATCAAATCACTATCTTCATTTGCAAAGCAATTAGGATTAGAAGTTTTACTAGAAGTACACAATCAAGAAGAGCTAGAAAAATCAATCATGCCAACATTGGATATGATAGGTGTTAATAACAGAAACCTAAAAACATTCGAAGTAAGCTTGGATTTCAGCAAACAACTGGCAGCCCAAATTCCTGATGAATTTGTGAAAGTTTCAGAAAGCGGAATCTCATCTATCGAAGCTATTACTGAATTAAAACCTTACGGTTACAAAGGATTCTTGATTGGTGAGAATTTCATGAAAACTGATAATGCTGGACAAGCAGCTACCGATTTTATCAAACAGCTTTAG
- the trpA gene encoding tryptophan synthase subunit alpha: MNRINQKLQEDKKILSIYFSAGYPNLNDTVQIIQDLEKNGIDMIEIGLPFSDPLADGPTIQASSTQALHNGMTTQVLFNQLENIRESVKIPLIIMGYFNPILQYGVEEFCKKCAAIGIDGLIIPDLPVDVYAEQYKATFEKYGIINVFLITPQTSDERIKFIDSVSNGFIYMVSSASVTGSQSGFGATEESYFERIANMNLKSPQVIGFGISNKETFNQATKFAKGAIIGSAFIKHLSEKGTQHIAEFVKAIK, encoded by the coding sequence ATGAACAGAATAAATCAAAAATTACAGGAAGACAAAAAGATACTTTCTATCTATTTTTCTGCAGGATATCCTAATCTTAATGATACTGTACAAATCATACAGGATTTAGAAAAAAATGGAATAGACATGATTGAAATCGGATTACCATTTAGTGATCCTTTGGCCGATGGGCCAACCATACAAGCCAGTTCAACTCAAGCCTTACATAATGGAATGACAACACAGGTTTTATTTAATCAACTAGAAAACATTCGCGAAAGCGTAAAAATTCCGTTGATTATAATGGGTTATTTTAATCCTATATTACAATATGGTGTAGAAGAATTTTGCAAAAAGTGTGCTGCAATTGGTATCGATGGATTAATCATTCCAGATCTTCCAGTAGATGTTTATGCAGAACAATACAAAGCTACTTTCGAAAAATATGGAATCATAAATGTATTCTTGATTACACCGCAAACATCTGATGAGCGTATCAAATTTATCGACAGTGTTTCAAACGGATTCATATATATGGTAAGTTCTGCTAGTGTTACTGGCTCACAATCTGGTTTTGGCGCTACCGAAGAAAGTTACTTTGAAAGAATTGCAAACATGAATCTTAAAAGCCCACAGGTAATTGGATTTGGAATTTCGAATAAAGAAACATTCAATCAAGCAACTAAATTTGCAAAAGGAGCAATTATCGGAAGTGCTTTTATCAAACATTTATCTGAAAAAGGAACACAACATATTGCCGAATTTGTAAAAGCAATAAAATAA
- a CDS encoding MDR family MFS transporter, translating to MVQAQDDLVEYGYRRVLITITAVLCALLEIVDTTIVNVALTDMRGSLGATLTDVAWVITAYAIANVIVIPMTSWLSQQFGRRNYFVTSIIIFTISSFLCGNATNIWELIAFRFIQGLGGGALLVTAQTIITESYPIAKRGMAQAIYGMGVIVGPTLGPPLGGYLVDNYSWPYIFYINIPLGIIATILAISFVRSPKYGEKLKANQVDWWGIFFLASFIGSLQFVLEHGQQDDWFNDSLITTLSVVTVLGLILFIWRELTYKHPIVNLSVLKDGNLRIGTIMCFILGFGLYGSTLIIPIYTQSILGWTATDAGLLLIPGSITTAFMMPIIGKLIQRGVPQGYMVGVGFLIFFFFTLMMYNNMTPDTGVEHLYWPLILRGIGLGLLFVPITTLSLSTLQGKNIGEGAAFTGMMRQLGGSFGIAIITTFITRFSQKHRVDLVAHLDTTKVEVQQRVEILQRGFMSKGFSSNEALNKAHQVLDYSIMKQSTVLAYMDIFLYLGMMFLLCIPIIFLIKKGKNKINPADAMH from the coding sequence ATGGTACAAGCACAAGATGATTTAGTAGAATATGGCTACAGACGAGTTTTAATTACAATAACCGCAGTACTTTGTGCATTGCTGGAAATTGTAGATACAACCATCGTAAACGTAGCATTGACAGACATGAGAGGAAGCCTTGGTGCTACATTAACAGATGTTGCATGGGTAATTACTGCTTATGCTATTGCAAATGTGATAGTAATACCAATGACAAGCTGGTTGTCACAACAATTTGGAAGACGAAATTATTTTGTAACATCAATTATAATTTTCACCATATCTTCTTTCCTGTGTGGTAACGCAACAAATATTTGGGAACTTATTGCATTTCGATTTATTCAAGGACTTGGTGGTGGTGCTTTATTAGTTACAGCACAAACTATTATAACCGAGAGTTATCCTATTGCAAAGCGAGGAATGGCACAGGCTATTTACGGAATGGGAGTTATTGTAGGTCCAACGTTAGGTCCACCTTTAGGAGGATATTTAGTAGATAACTATTCTTGGCCTTACATTTTTTACATAAATATTCCACTTGGTATTATCGCTACAATTTTGGCAATCTCTTTTGTTAGAAGTCCAAAATACGGTGAGAAACTAAAAGCCAATCAAGTCGATTGGTGGGGAATTTTTTTCCTAGCCTCATTTATCGGATCATTGCAATTTGTCCTAGAACACGGACAGCAAGACGATTGGTTTAATGATTCATTAATTACAACACTAAGTGTCGTAACAGTACTTGGATTAATATTATTTATATGGCGAGAACTCACCTATAAACATCCAATTGTTAACTTAAGTGTACTTAAAGATGGAAATTTACGTATAGGAACAATAATGTGTTTTATACTTGGTTTTGGACTTTATGGATCAACATTGATTATTCCGATTTATACACAATCAATCTTAGGATGGACAGCCACCGATGCAGGATTGTTGCTTATTCCGGGATCGATAACAACCGCTTTTATGATGCCAATTATTGGTAAATTAATTCAGCGAGGAGTGCCACAAGGATATATGGTAGGAGTTGGATTCTTAATCTTCTTTTTCTTTACCTTGATGATGTATAACAATATGACTCCTGATACTGGAGTAGAGCATTTATACTGGCCATTGATATTAAGAGGTATTGGTTTAGGATTACTTTTTGTACCAATAACAACATTATCGCTTTCTACCTTACAAGGGAAAAATATTGGAGAGGGAGCTGCTTTTACAGGTATGATGCGACAATTAGGAGGTTCATTTGGTATTGCAATTATTACCACTTTCATCACGAGATTCAGTCAGAAACATCGTGTTGACTTGGTAGCACATCTAGATACAACTAAAGTCGAAGTACAACAAAGAGTTGAAATACTTCAAAGAGGATTCATGTCAAAAGGATTTAGTAGCAATGAAGCATTAAACAAAGCCCATCAAGTACTAGATTATTCGATAATGAAACAAAGTACCGTTTTAGCATATATGGATATATTTTTATACCTAGGTATGATGTTTTTATTGTGCATTCCAATCATATTTTTAATCAAAAAAGGAAAGAACAAAATAAACCCTGCTGATGCAATGCATTAA
- a CDS encoding four helix bundle protein, translated as MSDFRKLLIWQKSMSLITKIYISTNNFPKEEIFGLTSQIRRSSISIPSNIAEGLGRESNKEFLRFLNISIGSLFEMQTQLEIAKNIAYLNENEFNILYEDSREVERMLVSFIKKLKQRD; from the coding sequence ATGAGTGATTTCAGAAAACTTCTAATTTGGCAAAAATCAATGTCTTTAATTACCAAAATCTATATCTCAACAAATAATTTTCCAAAAGAAGAAATCTTCGGATTAACTTCACAAATAAGACGAAGTTCAATTTCAATTCCAAGTAATATTGCAGAAGGACTTGGTCGAGAAAGTAATAAAGAATTTTTACGCTTTTTAAATATTTCAATAGGTTCCCTATTCGAAATGCAAACTCAATTAGAAATAGCAAAAAATATTGCATATCTAAACGAAAACGAATTTAATATTTTATACGAGGATAGTCGAGAAGTCGAAAGAATGTTAGTTTCATTTATCAAAAAACTGAAACAAAGAGACTAA
- a CDS encoding HlyD family secretion protein — protein MEKKKTNTKFTIILVILVLVGGSYGIYKYMHSLAHEQTDDAQIEKKMNPIIPRVSGYVSKVYVKDNDFVKKGDTLFTIDKRDYQLKIDEANAALLGAESSFEAAKADIGSAIANISVSDANIKSASGNIESAKIRLVQITNDYNRYNNLYKSHTITKQQYEKALTAKEEAESQVRVLQQQEKASSYQKSVIQAKSKATDKQTEVAAANIKKAKTLLDVANLNLSYTVITAAIDGQVSKVDIQPGQLVQPGQSLFYIINNSEAWVVANFKETQLNKMVIGQKVTLKVDAYPNYDFQGTITSFSPATGARFSLLPPDNATGNFVKTIQRLPVKINLDASNDVEKIKLLRPGMNVDVDVHLK, from the coding sequence ATGGAAAAGAAAAAAACAAATACCAAATTTACAATTATACTAGTTATTTTGGTTCTAGTTGGTGGATCTTACGGAATCTACAAATACATGCACTCTCTTGCTCACGAACAAACGGATGATGCACAAATAGAGAAAAAAATGAACCCAATTATTCCAAGAGTATCAGGATATGTTAGTAAGGTTTATGTAAAAGATAATGACTTTGTAAAAAAAGGAGATACTTTATTCACAATAGATAAAAGAGATTATCAATTAAAAATCGACGAAGCTAATGCTGCGTTATTAGGTGCTGAAAGTTCATTTGAAGCTGCAAAAGCAGATATTGGAAGTGCTATTGCAAATATCTCAGTATCAGATGCAAACATAAAATCAGCAAGCGGAAATATAGAAAGTGCAAAAATTAGATTAGTACAAATAACAAACGACTATAACCGTTACAACAACTTGTACAAAAGCCATACTATTACAAAACAACAATACGAGAAAGCACTAACTGCAAAAGAAGAAGCAGAAAGTCAAGTACGTGTTTTGCAACAACAAGAAAAAGCAAGTTCATACCAAAAATCAGTTATTCAGGCAAAATCTAAAGCTACAGACAAACAAACAGAAGTAGCAGCGGCAAACATCAAAAAAGCAAAAACATTATTAGATGTTGCTAATTTAAATCTGTCTTATACTGTAATCACTGCTGCAATTGATGGTCAAGTTTCTAAAGTAGATATTCAACCAGGACAATTGGTACAACCAGGACAATCTTTATTTTATATCATCAATAACTCAGAAGCTTGGGTTGTTGCTAACTTTAAAGAAACACAGCTTAACAAAATGGTAATTGGTCAAAAAGTAACTCTAAAAGTAGATGCTTATCCTAATTATGATTTTCAAGGAACTATAACTTCATTTTCACCTGCAACAGGAGCACGTTTTTCATTACTTCCTCCTGATAATGCAACTGGAAACTTTGTTAAAACAATTCAAAGATTACCTGTAAAGATCAACTTGGACGCAAGTAATGATGTCGAAAAAATAAAATTATTGAGACCAGGAATGAACGTGGATGTAGATGTGCATTTAAAATAA
- a CDS encoding phosphoribosylanthranilate isomerase: MKLKICGMKYPENIIEVGSLLPDYMGFIFWEKSARYFNGIIPDLPKSIKKVGVFVNQSQEEISSKILKYDLQAIQLHGHESVEFCKELKNKIDPKIELIKVFSADEDFDFEVLKPYESVCDYFLFDTKGKLPGGNGTTFDWRILNKYNSTKPFFLSGGIGIEELETIKEISKTNLPIYAIDVNSKFEIEPGLKNTQQCKDATQYIAANNKTKE, translated from the coding sequence ATGAAACTAAAAATCTGTGGTATGAAATATCCCGAAAATATAATTGAAGTGGGCTCACTCCTACCCGATTATATGGGATTTATCTTCTGGGAAAAATCAGCTCGGTATTTTAACGGAATCATACCTGATTTACCAAAATCGATAAAAAAAGTCGGAGTATTTGTAAATCAAAGTCAGGAAGAAATTAGCAGCAAAATTTTGAAATACGATTTGCAAGCCATACAATTACATGGTCACGAATCGGTTGAATTCTGTAAAGAGCTAAAAAATAAAATAGATCCCAAAATTGAACTCATCAAAGTATTTTCTGCCGATGAAGATTTTGATTTTGAAGTATTAAAACCATACGAATCGGTTTGTGATTACTTCCTTTTTGACACCAAAGGAAAATTACCCGGTGGAAATGGAACCACGTTTGATTGGAGAATATTAAATAAATACAATTCGACAAAACCGTTCTTCCTTAGTGGCGGAATTGGAATTGAAGAATTAGAAACAATAAAGGAAATTTCGAAAACCAATTTACCTATTTATGCCATCGATGTAAATAGCAAATTCGAAATCGAACCCGGATTAAAAAACACACAACAATGCAAAGATGCAACACAATACATCGCTGCAAATAACAAAACAAAAGAGTAA
- a CDS encoding TolC family protein, producing the protein MKINPIMLFGVFLIGLSSLEAQEKTSLTLDDAVKMAWEKSDEVTLANTKVNTKKYELKSTKNNQYPDLKASGQYQRLAGADVNLKMNQESGSGSAPNVDQLMLGQLTASLPIFAGFKIQNSIKLSENLYQAELATSLKTKEDIALRVVNNYANLYKAQKTIELLNENQKQAKQRVADFIELEKNGIIPRNDLLKSQLLVSKIQLSIDEANKNLNILNFHLITLLKLDSSTKIAVGENDFINYKTDNIPTNEQPALENRKDLEALRYQEKASESSIKMAKSAYYPTVSLLGGYAAVDVRNILTVQNAMNFGVGVSYDLSGILKKGADIKQAQSKADEVKSSEEILTNYIKVEVQQAIENYNLALKQSSVYDLALEQASENYRILKDKFDNGLADTNDLLEADVEQLSAKVNTATSKADIIQRYYEMLSATGQLSQSFNLTKI; encoded by the coding sequence ATGAAAATTAATCCAATTATGCTCTTTGGGGTTTTCCTAATCGGACTATCCTCGTTAGAAGCTCAAGAAAAAACGAGTCTTACCCTAGATGATGCTGTAAAGATGGCATGGGAGAAGAGTGACGAAGTCACGTTGGCAAACACAAAAGTCAACACTAAAAAGTACGAACTTAAATCTACTAAGAACAATCAATACCCAGATTTAAAAGCCTCAGGGCAATATCAAAGATTGGCTGGTGCAGATGTAAATTTAAAAATGAATCAAGAAAGCGGTTCTGGATCAGCTCCAAATGTTGATCAATTAATGTTAGGACAGCTTACTGCAAGCCTACCTATATTTGCAGGTTTTAAAATTCAGAATAGTATTAAACTATCTGAAAATTTATACCAAGCCGAACTTGCAACTTCATTAAAAACGAAAGAAGATATTGCATTGAGAGTTGTAAATAATTATGCTAATTTATACAAGGCTCAAAAAACAATTGAACTTTTAAATGAAAATCAAAAACAAGCAAAACAGCGTGTAGCAGATTTTATCGAATTAGAGAAAAACGGAATCATTCCAAGAAATGATTTATTGAAATCACAATTATTAGTTTCTAAAATACAACTATCAATAGATGAAGCTAATAAAAACCTGAACATTCTGAATTTTCATTTGATAACATTACTTAAATTAGATTCTTCTACTAAAATAGCTGTTGGAGAAAACGATTTTATCAATTACAAGACAGATAATATCCCAACAAATGAGCAACCAGCTTTAGAGAATCGTAAAGATTTAGAAGCATTACGTTATCAAGAAAAAGCTAGTGAATCTAGTATCAAAATGGCTAAAAGTGCTTACTACCCTACAGTTTCTTTATTAGGTGGTTATGCAGCTGTTGATGTTAGAAACATACTTACAGTACAAAATGCAATGAATTTTGGAGTTGGAGTTTCATACGACCTTAGCGGAATATTAAAAAAAGGAGCTGATATAAAACAAGCTCAAAGCAAAGCTGATGAGGTAAAAAGCTCAGAAGAAATTTTAACAAATTACATTAAAGTTGAAGTACAGCAAGCAATAGAGAACTATAATTTAGCTTTAAAACAAAGCTCGGTTTATGACTTAGCATTAGAGCAAGCATCTGAAAATTATAGAATCTTAAAAGATAAATTCGACAACGGTCTAGCTGATACCAATGATTTACTTGAAGCAGATGTTGAACAACTTAGCGCTAAAGTAAATACAGCTACATCTAAAGCCGATATAATTCAAAGATATTACGAAATGCTTTCAGCAACAGGACAATTATCACAATCATTCAATCTTACAAAAATATAA
- a CDS encoding TetR/AcrR family transcriptional regulator — protein MLNIELNEKKIQILEVAEKLFSDKGFEGTSIRNIAKEAKINIAMVSYYFGSKERLLESLIIYRTSDLKLQIENLLQEDLEPIDKINKLIELYINKINCNGGIFRIMHFELTSKKREKALNHFTELKKDNLKSLESIIKEGQEKGIFRKDVVIPLITPTILGTFFHFHMNKIFFQNILNLNTEALYTDYIKTHLTKHIQQTIKALLVYEN, from the coding sequence ATGTTAAACATTGAATTAAACGAGAAAAAAATTCAAATTCTCGAAGTAGCAGAAAAGCTTTTTTCTGATAAAGGATTTGAAGGAACTTCGATACGGAATATTGCCAAAGAAGCAAAAATTAATATTGCCATGGTATCGTATTATTTTGGATCTAAAGAACGATTACTCGAATCGTTAATTATATACCGAACATCAGATCTGAAGCTTCAAATAGAAAATTTACTACAAGAAGATTTAGAGCCAATTGACAAGATTAACAAGTTAATAGAACTTTATATTAATAAAATTAACTGCAACGGAGGGATTTTTAGAATCATGCATTTCGAATTAACTTCTAAGAAGAGAGAAAAGGCCTTAAATCACTTTACCGAATTAAAGAAAGACAATCTTAAATCATTAGAAAGTATTATCAAAGAAGGGCAGGAAAAAGGAATTTTCAGAAAAGATGTAGTTATTCCATTAATAACTCCTACCATTCTCGGAACCTTTTTTCATTTCCATATGAACAAAATCTTCTTTCAGAATATTTTGAACTTAAATACTGAAGCTTTATATACAGATTACATAAAAACACATTTAACAAAACACATTCAACAAACTATAAAAGCCTTACTTGTTTATGAAAATTAA
- the trpB gene encoding tryptophan synthase subunit beta, with translation MSYNVNKKGYYGEFGGAYIPEMLYPNVEELRQNYLKITEEPSFKAEFDALLKDYVGRPTPLYFAKRLSEKYNTKIYLKREDLCHTGAHKVNNTIGQILLAKRLGKNRIIAETGAGQHGVATATVCALMGLQCIVYMGEIDIKRQAPNVARMKMLGAEVRPALSGSKTLKDATNEAIRDWINNPVDTYYIIGSVVGPHPYPDMVARFQSVISAEIKAQLLEKEGRENPDHVIACVGGGSNAAGAFYHFLDEKEVNIIAVEAAGLGVDSGESAATSALGKIGIIHGSKTLLMQTPDGQITEPYSISAGLDYPGVGPMHAHLFASGRAEFISITDDEAMQFGLQLSKTEGIIPAIESAHAFAVLEQKKFGPDEIVVINLSGRGDKDLNTYIDYFKL, from the coding sequence ATGTCATACAATGTTAATAAAAAAGGCTATTACGGCGAATTTGGAGGAGCTTACATTCCCGAAATGTTATATCCAAATGTAGAAGAATTACGTCAGAATTATTTAAAAATAACAGAAGAACCAAGCTTTAAAGCAGAGTTTGATGCTTTACTAAAAGATTATGTAGGTCGTCCTACTCCACTGTATTTTGCAAAAAGACTTTCGGAAAAATACAACACCAAAATCTATTTAAAGCGAGAAGATTTGTGTCATACAGGAGCACATAAAGTTAACAATACCATTGGGCAAATTTTACTAGCAAAACGTTTAGGTAAAAACCGAATCATTGCCGAAACTGGAGCGGGACAACACGGCGTTGCAACTGCTACTGTTTGTGCATTAATGGGTTTACAATGTATTGTTTATATGGGTGAAATCGACATTAAACGTCAAGCTCCCAATGTAGCTCGTATGAAAATGTTAGGCGCCGAAGTTCGCCCAGCACTTTCAGGTTCAAAAACCTTAAAAGATGCTACAAACGAAGCTATTCGTGATTGGATTAATAATCCTGTCGATACTTATTACATCATTGGTTCCGTAGTCGGTCCACATCCATATCCTGATATGGTGGCTCGTTTCCAAAGTGTAATTTCTGCCGAAATAAAAGCACAATTATTAGAAAAAGAAGGTCGCGAAAATCCAGATCATGTTATCGCTTGCGTAGGTGGAGGAAGTAATGCTGCCGGAGCATTTTACCATTTCCTTGACGAAAAAGAGGTAAATATAATTGCTGTTGAGGCAGCTGGTTTAGGTGTTGACTCTGGCGAAAGTGCAGCAACATCAGCATTAGGAAAAATAGGAATCATCCACGGAAGTAAAACATTATTAATGCAAACTCCTGATGGACAAATTACCGAGCCTTACTCAATATCAGCAGGATTAGATTACCCAGGAGTTGGTCCAATGCACGCACATTTATTTGCTTCAGGCAGAGCCGAATTTATTTCGATTACAGATGATGAAGCTATGCAATTTGGTTTACAATTATCTAAAACAGAAGGGATCATTCCAGCAATCGAAAGTGCGCATGCATTTGCAGTTCTAGAGCAAAAGAAATTTGGACCCGACGAAATTGTAGTAATCAATTTATCTGGTCGAGGCGATAAAGATTTAAACACATATATCGATTATTTCAAATTATAG